In a genomic window of Candidatus Bathyarchaeota archaeon:
- a CDS encoding asparagine synthetase B produces MKVTVAVLSKEGESVIESVLDVLRSVDVGQPLHLGLMTPKRGMFDKNPALLSKQSAESTVAAGFACTQARTTAGYDHLQLEDASVLFEGRVYAPIPPAAVSEQLSKEPQHCETLLETLISQADGDYAFWLLKEGAIAAARDPVGVQPLYYGENQTIAAYATNRRVLWELGIENPLSFPPGSLGVAEKTGFKFKPIKTLTFNEPQQVTLDDAAVRLQMLVEESLKRRTRGLKEAAVAFSGGLDSSVVAFLANKLGVKVQLLHVSMENEPETEEAIDAAEALDLPMQIHLFKDSDVEKTLPHVVELIEEPDPIKAAIGVPFYWTAQQAAEAGFKVVLAGQGADELFGGYQRYVNEYCKDGAEAVRKTMFGDVVNIHQSNLERDLKITSYFDVELRLPFGCYDVAEYALSLPLSCKIEPKPDTLRKLVLRKVASNLGMPPSVADKPKKAVQYSTGINNSIKRIAREHNKTVGEYIGELFHNQKAA; encoded by the coding sequence ATGAAGGTTACTGTTGCGGTTTTGAGTAAGGAAGGCGAGAGCGTTATTGAATCCGTGCTTGATGTTCTAAGAAGCGTGGATGTGGGGCAGCCGCTTCATTTGGGACTCATGACGCCCAAGCGGGGAATGTTTGACAAGAACCCCGCGTTACTTAGCAAACAAAGCGCCGAATCAACCGTAGCGGCAGGATTTGCATGCACCCAAGCCCGAACCACCGCAGGATACGACCATCTACAGTTAGAGGATGCCTCGGTACTGTTTGAGGGCAGAGTCTACGCGCCAATTCCTCCAGCAGCAGTCTCTGAACAACTATCCAAAGAACCCCAGCACTGCGAAACCCTCCTAGAAACCCTAATCTCGCAAGCCGATGGCGACTACGCGTTTTGGCTCCTCAAAGAAGGCGCCATAGCCGCAGCGCGTGACCCAGTCGGCGTACAACCCCTCTACTACGGCGAAAACCAAACAATCGCTGCCTACGCTACTAACCGCCGAGTCCTCTGGGAACTCGGCATCGAAAACCCCCTATCCTTCCCGCCAGGCAGCTTAGGCGTCGCCGAGAAGACAGGCTTCAAATTCAAACCCATAAAAACCCTCACATTCAACGAACCCCAACAGGTAACCCTTGACGACGCCGCGGTTAGGCTGCAGATGCTGGTTGAGGAGTCGTTGAAGCGGAGAACTCGCGGGTTGAAGGAGGCGGCGGTTGCGTTTTCAGGCGGCTTAGACAGCAGCGTCGTAGCCTTTTTAGCCAACAAACTCGGCGTTAAAGTACAGCTGTTGCATGTGAGTATGGAAAACGAACCAGAAACGGAGGAAGCCATCGACGCGGCTGAGGCACTGGATTTGCCCATGCAGATACACCTGTTCAAGGATTCTGATGTCGAGAAGACGCTACCGCATGTGGTAGAGCTTATCGAAGAACCAGACCCCATCAAAGCCGCCATCGGCGTGCCTTTTTACTGGACAGCGCAACAGGCAGCAGAGGCAGGGTTTAAGGTGGTGTTGGCTGGGCAGGGCGCCGACGAGTTATTTGGCGGTTATCAACGCTACGTTAACGAGTACTGCAAAGATGGAGCTGAAGCAGTCCGCAAAACCATGTTTGGCGACGTCGTTAACATTCATCAAAGCAACCTTGAACGCGACCTAAAAATCACCAGTTACTTTGACGTGGAGTTGCGTTTGCCCTTCGGATGCTACGATGTTGCGGAGTATGCGTTGTCGTTACCTCTGAGTTGCAAGATTGAACCCAAACCTGACACCCTGCGTAAACTGGTGCTTCGAAAAGTCGCATCTAACCTTGGCATGCCCCCCTCGGTAGCGGATAAACCAAAAAAAGCGGTCCAGTACAGCACAGGCATAAACAACTCCATCAAACGCATAGCCAGAGAACATAACAAAACCGTCGGCGAATACATAGGCGAATTATTCCACAACCAAAAAGCAGCTTAA
- the purB gene encoding adenylosuccinate lyase codes for MPITPIDTGRYGTPEMLKIFEEEARVQKLLDVEAALALAHAEVGNIPDKDAQKIAEMANTKYVKVERVKAIEKEIKHDIASLVRALSEQCGESGAYVHLGATSYDIVDTANALQLRDATTVLWRRLFEFKKILQQQAGQYKDTVMIGRTHGQHALPITLGFKFAVWGYEVNRHLDRLNECKKRALVGKVSGAVGTQAGLGEHAAEIQEIVMKRLGIPAAEISTQIVQRDRYAELVGIYAMIATSLEHFATEIRELQRPEIAEVFESFEAKKQVGSSTMPHKQNPETCERVCGLARIVRSLNTPALEDMVTWHERDLTQSSAERFILPEASILLDYILNLMCNIVANLRVDSDRMLQNLSITQGRAMSESVMMTLVKKGVNRQEAHELLRQLTIKSAVENKHFQQILSEDPLVGSKLSLAEIEHALDPKSYLGTAVQQAERFATS; via the coding sequence TTGCCAATCACCCCTATAGATACAGGCCGTTATGGCACCCCTGAGATGCTCAAAATCTTCGAAGAAGAAGCCCGCGTCCAAAAACTGCTCGACGTAGAAGCAGCCTTAGCGTTGGCGCATGCAGAAGTAGGCAACATCCCCGACAAGGACGCCCAAAAAATCGCCGAGATGGCAAACACCAAATACGTCAAGGTAGAACGCGTCAAAGCGATTGAGAAAGAAATCAAACACGACATCGCATCCCTTGTCCGCGCGCTATCTGAACAATGTGGCGAAAGCGGCGCGTATGTGCACCTCGGCGCAACCAGCTATGACATCGTCGACACAGCCAACGCGTTGCAACTCCGAGACGCAACCACGGTGCTTTGGAGAAGACTTTTTGAGTTCAAAAAAATCCTCCAACAACAAGCAGGACAATACAAAGACACAGTTATGATTGGACGCACCCATGGCCAACATGCTTTGCCTATCACGTTGGGTTTCAAATTTGCCGTCTGGGGCTACGAAGTTAACCGCCACTTAGACCGACTAAATGAATGCAAAAAACGTGCGTTAGTTGGCAAAGTCAGCGGCGCAGTCGGCACCCAAGCAGGTCTAGGCGAACATGCAGCGGAAATTCAAGAAATCGTCATGAAACGCCTCGGCATACCCGCGGCTGAGATATCCACCCAGATTGTCCAGCGGGACCGTTACGCTGAACTCGTTGGCATATACGCCATGATTGCCACGTCACTGGAGCATTTCGCCACCGAAATCCGTGAACTCCAACGCCCCGAAATCGCTGAGGTCTTTGAGTCCTTCGAGGCAAAGAAACAGGTCGGCAGCTCCACGATGCCTCATAAGCAAAATCCCGAAACCTGCGAACGCGTCTGCGGCTTAGCCCGCATCGTACGCAGCCTTAACACCCCCGCATTGGAGGATATGGTTACTTGGCATGAACGTGACTTAACCCAATCCTCCGCGGAACGATTCATCTTGCCCGAAGCAAGCATTCTGCTCGACTATATCCTCAACTTAATGTGCAACATCGTGGCTAACCTCCGCGTTGATAGCGACCGTATGCTGCAAAATCTCTCCATCACGCAGGGACGCGCAATGTCTGAATCCGTTATGATGACCCTTGTCAAGAAGGGTGTTAACCGCCAAGAAGCCCACGAGCTCCTACGGCAGTTAACCATCAAAAGCGCCGTGGAGAACAAACACTTCCAACAAATCCTATCCGAGGACCCGCTTGTGGGCAGCAAACTTAGCCTCGCAGAAATCGAGCATGCCCTTGATCCAAAAAGCTACCTTGGCACCGCAGTCCAGCAGGCGGAACGCTTCGCAACGTCTTAG
- a CDS encoding DEAD/DEAH box helicase: MKIAELSIPDSVKEVLTGLGITELFPPQADTIKAGALDGQNIVLASPTASGKTLIAELCALKHVLCNDGKVIYLSPLRALASEKFEEFQKYTKIQKPDGRKVSVGISTGDFDSADNWLERYDIIVTTNEKADSLLRHRSKWMDSISLVIADEVHLLNEADRGPTLEIVLARLMQVNPHIQILALSATINNVDEIAGWLNAKYIVTEWRPINLKEGVILQNEIQYRDGGSRQIEQPTRQTVINIVLDTLKGGGQALIFASTRRNAVSAAKTVAPHMDKALFPQSGSKLIKKTLEEKVRKTLDDEAKKIQEAGERTGLSDELAELVRCGVAYHHAGLSGAHRKIIEDAFKARTIKVLTATPTLAWGVNLPARAVIIQDYRRFEAGLGNYPISVLDYKQMAGRAGRPKYDKFGESVLISKTADEADFLMENYVLAKTEKIWSRLAVERIIRTHVLATIASGYADTEQGIYEFFGKTFYAYQFDVKAIKSVIDKILRFLDSEDMICVAGSRLLATPYGRRISELYIDPLSGVIIRDALQAKPPLLTEFSLLHLIAHTPDMGPIMRPYQREMDVLAVKTDDHKQEFFIDPPDQWSDHVGYAEFLGEVKTAMVLNNWIEELPEDKIMERFSVQPGDLYRTIETSKWLLHAIDELSPVVCKNKDVTALSHELVERVEKGIKRELLPIVALEGLGRVRGRIIFNAGYRTIEDLKHASIEELEALPMVGPRLAKKIKEQVGGFVKKETWDNFAKAPEEAQQKGLFDF; encoded by the coding sequence TTGAAAATCGCAGAGTTATCCATCCCCGATTCAGTTAAAGAGGTACTCACAGGTTTAGGCATCACTGAGTTGTTCCCGCCCCAAGCCGACACCATAAAAGCAGGCGCCCTAGACGGACAAAACATTGTCCTTGCCAGCCCCACAGCATCGGGCAAAACCCTAATCGCCGAACTCTGCGCCCTCAAACATGTACTCTGCAACGATGGCAAAGTGATTTATCTCTCGCCCCTACGCGCCTTAGCCAGCGAGAAGTTTGAGGAGTTCCAAAAATACACTAAAATCCAAAAACCCGACGGACGAAAAGTCAGCGTCGGCATCTCCACAGGCGACTTTGACAGCGCCGACAACTGGCTCGAACGCTACGACATCATCGTAACCACCAACGAAAAAGCCGACTCCCTACTGCGGCACCGCTCGAAATGGATGGATAGCATCTCGCTAGTCATCGCCGACGAAGTGCATCTGCTAAACGAAGCCGACCGAGGACCCACACTCGAAATCGTGTTGGCACGGCTCATGCAGGTTAACCCCCACATCCAAATCCTCGCGCTGTCCGCCACCATAAACAACGTCGACGAAATCGCAGGGTGGCTAAACGCCAAATATATCGTCACTGAGTGGCGCCCCATAAACCTCAAGGAAGGCGTCATCTTACAAAACGAAATCCAATACCGCGACGGCGGCTCACGCCAAATCGAGCAGCCCACCCGCCAAACAGTCATAAACATCGTGCTCGACACGCTCAAAGGCGGCGGGCAAGCACTAATTTTTGCTTCAACCAGACGAAACGCGGTTTCAGCGGCGAAAACCGTCGCGCCCCATATGGACAAGGCGTTGTTCCCACAGTCGGGGTCTAAACTGATCAAAAAAACCTTAGAGGAAAAAGTGCGTAAAACCCTTGATGATGAAGCAAAAAAAATCCAAGAAGCAGGCGAACGCACAGGCTTAAGCGACGAGTTAGCTGAGTTGGTGCGTTGCGGCGTCGCCTACCACCACGCGGGACTCTCAGGGGCACATCGAAAAATCATCGAAGACGCCTTTAAAGCCCGCACAATTAAAGTCCTCACCGCCACGCCGACGTTGGCTTGGGGCGTCAACTTACCCGCCCGAGCAGTCATCATTCAGGATTATCGCCGTTTCGAAGCTGGATTGGGCAATTACCCCATCAGCGTGTTGGACTATAAGCAGATGGCGGGACGCGCGGGCAGACCGAAGTATGACAAGTTCGGTGAATCCGTGCTTATCTCCAAAACCGCCGACGAAGCCGACTTCCTTATGGAAAACTATGTTTTGGCAAAAACCGAGAAAATCTGGTCACGACTCGCCGTTGAGAGAATCATCCGCACTCACGTGCTAGCCACCATAGCATCGGGTTACGCGGACACCGAGCAGGGCATCTACGAGTTCTTTGGCAAAACCTTCTATGCATACCAGTTTGATGTGAAAGCAATCAAAAGCGTCATCGACAAAATCCTGCGTTTCCTCGATTCAGAAGACATGATCTGCGTCGCCGGCAGCCGCCTCTTAGCCACCCCCTATGGCCGCCGCATAAGCGAACTCTACATCGACCCACTGTCGGGCGTTATCATCCGAGACGCGCTTCAAGCTAAGCCGCCGCTGCTCACCGAGTTTAGCCTCCTCCACCTTATCGCCCACACGCCTGATATGGGCCCCATCATGCGACCCTACCAACGCGAAATGGATGTGCTAGCCGTGAAAACTGATGATCATAAACAGGAATTCTTCATTGACCCCCCTGACCAGTGGAGCGACCACGTGGGCTACGCCGAGTTTCTGGGCGAAGTGAAAACCGCAATGGTGCTCAACAACTGGATTGAGGAACTCCCCGAAGACAAGATTATGGAACGGTTTAGTGTGCAACCCGGCGACCTCTACCGCACTATCGAAACCTCAAAGTGGCTACTACACGCGATTGATGAACTCTCGCCTGTGGTGTGCAAAAACAAAGACGTAACCGCTTTGAGTCATGAGTTGGTGGAGCGAGTTGAGAAGGGCATTAAACGTGAGTTGCTACCCATTGTGGCGTTGGAGGGGTTGGGCAGAGTCCGCGGACGCATCATATTCAACGCGGGTTACCGAACCATCGAGGACCTCAAACATGCCAGCATCGAAGAGCTCGAGGCGTTACCTATGGTTGGTCCGCGATTAGCTAAGAAAATTAAGGAACAAGTCGGCGGGTTTGTGAAAAAGGAAACGTGGGACAACTTCGCCAAAGCCCCCGAAGAAGCCCAACAAAAAGGGCTCTTTGACTTCTAA
- a CDS encoding cysteine desulfurase → MVENVKELLKLHEGITHEVYLDNENSSIVPQEVIDAMLPYWNKIAYGNPTLTHKPGWEAFEAIMNCFGKISRFMGAKNLEEITFTPSETEANNEAIMGGCFAQKGKGKKIVISEIEPINVLQVADMMSKYGFVTQKIPVDHEGFINLEKLKQAVDKDTILVSISSVNNELGTIQPIKEAVDIAKTQNPHVLFHTDASDAYGRIPLNVENLGVDMATVSSSKIQGPRGMGALYVKDGVNLERILEGQIGTQRLWPGVENTPLIVGFTKASELAFDNFEGNTTKMRMLRDKLVDGIFTELSDLRFNGPKGAKRSPDNANISILRAEGEALTIELSLKGVYVSSGSACSRRLLQPSHVLIAIGRIFEEAHGSILMKTTRSQTEEDISYVLSVLPPAVNRIRGIVGTTGVH, encoded by the coding sequence ATGGTTGAAAACGTAAAGGAACTCCTAAAACTTCACGAAGGCATCACGCACGAAGTCTACTTAGACAACGAGAACAGCAGCATTGTTCCCCAAGAAGTCATTGACGCCATGCTTCCCTACTGGAACAAGATAGCCTACGGCAACCCCACCTTAACTCACAAACCCGGATGGGAAGCCTTCGAGGCAATCATGAACTGCTTTGGCAAAATCAGCCGCTTCATGGGCGCCAAAAACCTCGAAGAAATCACATTTACCCCCAGCGAAACTGAAGCCAACAACGAAGCCATCATGGGCGGATGTTTCGCTCAGAAGGGCAAGGGCAAAAAAATCGTCATCTCCGAAATTGAACCCATAAACGTTTTGCAAGTTGCCGATATGATGAGTAAATATGGTTTTGTCACCCAGAAAATCCCCGTTGACCATGAAGGCTTTATCAACCTTGAAAAACTCAAACAAGCCGTGGATAAAGACACCATACTTGTAAGCATCTCCAGCGTAAACAACGAACTGGGCACAATCCAACCCATAAAAGAAGCAGTTGACATCGCCAAAACTCAAAACCCCCATGTGCTTTTTCACACTGACGCCTCCGACGCCTACGGACGCATACCCCTAAACGTCGAGAACCTCGGCGTGGATATGGCTACTGTTAGCAGCTCCAAAATCCAAGGCCCCCGCGGCATGGGCGCCCTCTACGTTAAAGACGGCGTAAACCTCGAACGCATCCTTGAAGGACAAATTGGCACCCAGCGGCTTTGGCCCGGCGTCGAAAACACCCCACTGATTGTTGGTTTCACTAAGGCTTCCGAGTTGGCATTTGACAATTTTGAAGGCAACACCACAAAAATGCGTATGCTTCGCGACAAACTTGTCGATGGCATCTTTACTGAACTCTCGGATTTACGGTTTAACGGTCCCAAAGGCGCCAAACGCAGCCCCGACAACGCAAACATCAGCATCCTACGCGCGGAAGGCGAAGCCCTCACAATCGAGCTCAGCCTAAAAGGCGTCTATGTCTCCAGCGGCTCTGCCTGCAGCCGTAGACTTCTCCAACCCAGCCACGTTCTCATTGCTATTGGACGCATTTTTGAGGAAGCTCATGGTAGCATCTTGATGAAGACTACTCGGAGTCAAACAGAAGAAGATATATCCTATGTTCTGAGTGTTTTACCCCCAGCAGTTAATCGTATTCGTGGGATAGTCGGCACAACAGGAGTGCACTAA
- a CDS encoding iron-sulfur cluster assembly scaffold protein, which translates to MSRIPLPYNPKVMDLFRNPKNLGKMEDATVVAVAGNPACGDMITFYLKIDEAKQVIERAQFESYGCAANIATSSIVTEMIKGLTLEDAWNNITWKKVTEEIGGLPSVKFHCGVLAVGALKRAIRQYFTQKGVEAPSWLPKDHTYEEKQALEEEELAKTLSKRLKPEAEK; encoded by the coding sequence ATGTCTCGTATACCTCTACCTTACAACCCTAAAGTCATGGATTTGTTCCGTAACCCCAAGAACTTGGGCAAAATGGAAGATGCAACCGTAGTCGCCGTAGCAGGGAACCCTGCATGCGGAGACATGATTACTTTCTACCTTAAAATCGACGAAGCCAAACAGGTCATCGAGCGTGCCCAGTTTGAAAGCTACGGCTGCGCCGCCAACATCGCGACCAGCAGCATTGTAACCGAAATGATAAAAGGCCTAACCCTTGAGGATGCTTGGAATAATATCACTTGGAAAAAAGTCACCGAGGAAATCGGCGGGTTACCCAGCGTCAAATTCCACTGCGGCGTTTTAGCTGTTGGCGCACTCAAACGTGCTATCCGTCAATACTTCACTCAGAAAGGCGTAGAAGCCCCCAGTTGGTTACCTAAGGACCACACTTATGAAGAGAAACAGGCGCTTGAAGAAGAGGAACTGGCAAAGACACTCTCTAAGCGGCTAAAACCTGAGGCAGAAAAGTAA
- a CDS encoding cysteine desulfurase, with protein sequence MDTEAIRRDFPILGRKINGQPLIYFDNAATTQKPRQVIDAITDYYQNHNGNVHRAVHALSVEATDLYEKARESVAEFINAKSPSEIVFLRGTTEAINLVAYSLGLNTLGVGDEVLVSLLEHHSDIVPWEIVSKIRGFTLKYVNVHSDGTLDYDDFEAKLSNKTKIACLSHVSNVTGIINDVKRATKAAHDHGALMLIDGAQSVPHMKTDVQDIGMDFLAFSGHKMLGPTGIGGLYGKKAVLEKMSPFMGGGEMIQDVSYNQVKGRCAVSWNNVPYKFEAGTPNIAGAVGLGAAVKYLQDIGMENVLCHERELSQYATERLQEVKKVTVYGTHDASKKLGIIPFGVKGFSSHDVALFCDTYGITLRSGYHCAQPLHEAFKLESSARASFYLYNTKTEVDRFIEVLKEFDKL encoded by the coding sequence GTGGACACAGAAGCGATTCGCCGAGATTTCCCTATTTTGGGGCGAAAAATCAACGGCCAACCCCTCATTTACTTTGATAATGCTGCAACTACTCAGAAACCCCGCCAAGTCATCGACGCAATAACAGATTACTACCAAAACCACAACGGCAACGTCCACCGCGCGGTTCATGCCCTTTCCGTGGAAGCAACCGACCTCTACGAGAAGGCACGAGAAAGCGTCGCAGAATTCATTAACGCAAAATCCCCAAGCGAAATCGTGTTCCTAAGGGGCACCACAGAAGCCATCAATTTAGTGGCGTATTCTTTGGGACTCAACACGCTGGGAGTAGGCGACGAAGTCTTAGTTTCTTTGCTGGAACATCACAGCGATATTGTGCCATGGGAAATCGTCTCAAAAATCAGAGGCTTCACCCTCAAATACGTCAACGTCCATTCCGATGGTACGTTGGACTACGACGATTTTGAAGCTAAACTCTCCAACAAAACCAAAATCGCCTGCCTAAGCCACGTCTCCAACGTAACAGGCATAATAAACGATGTCAAACGCGCCACCAAAGCCGCACATGACCACGGTGCACTCATGCTTATCGACGGCGCCCAGAGCGTCCCACACATGAAAACAGACGTGCAAGACATCGGCATGGATTTCTTAGCGTTCTCAGGTCACAAGATGCTTGGACCCACAGGCATAGGCGGCTTATACGGCAAAAAAGCGGTGCTTGAGAAGATGTCGCCGTTTATGGGGGGCGGCGAGATGATACAGGATGTTTCTTATAATCAGGTTAAGGGGCGTTGTGCGGTTTCTTGGAATAATGTACCCTATAAATTTGAAGCTGGCACCCCAAACATCGCTGGTGCCGTCGGGTTAGGCGCCGCAGTAAAATACCTCCAAGACATCGGCATGGAAAACGTGCTTTGCCACGAGCGGGAACTCTCCCAATACGCTACAGAACGCCTTCAAGAAGTCAAAAAAGTCACCGTTTACGGTACTCATGATGCATCCAAAAAACTCGGCATCATACCCTTCGGCGTCAAAGGCTTCTCCTCACATGACGTGGCGCTCTTCTGCGACACTTATGGCATAACCCTGCGAAGCGGCTACCACTGCGCCCAGCCCCTGCATGAAGCCTTCAAACTCGAATCCTCCGCACGCGCCAGCTTCTACCTCTACAACACCAAAACCGAAGTCGACCGATTCATAGAAGTCCTCAAGGAGTTTGATAAACTCTAA
- a CDS encoding GNAT family N-acetyltransferase, whose protein sequence is MTEQQAPIRIRIDVDYPYASRPKSFLAVALRRKNKTNPAYLLNARVIATMINESKKKVHAYWFFTPYTIPDQRLLDLLNPERHTVALHVANRPFEEWKILENQTNRTIQYYTIHGTKRVVMRMLWGRNLGESQAKIPPDFPLTSFHDESKVGKTYSIDALRGSHDVEGTINEVKKWINHNHILSIHPEWLFQKKGHREPYYDVLKSILEVDEGFQDIHIHKRFFSRVARNIKEYQYDLNVTEGLMEKLRARDVDILTFMDRRWCNPINNPPSDWVREEDNVGLLEITDYEKWWNDIGKKTRNMVRKAEKSGVTVTVAEPSEELALGIWKIYNETPIRQERAFPHYGESLDTVRGNMYASQNNTFITAVLEGEIVGFIQLLYGDRIAIISNILAMQKHWDKSLNNALLAKAVEVCAARGERWLMYGRIGNHPSLDKFKDNNGFQKFPINRFYVPLTGRGKTAIRLGMHRELKDALPDAIKYPLIPALNWVSRTKVKVKMALKR, encoded by the coding sequence GTGACAGAACAGCAGGCACCGATACGAATCCGCATAGATGTTGATTACCCCTATGCGTCCCGTCCTAAAAGCTTCTTAGCGGTAGCGCTCCGACGAAAAAACAAAACCAACCCAGCCTACCTGCTAAACGCCCGCGTCATAGCCACCATGATTAACGAATCCAAAAAGAAAGTGCATGCATACTGGTTCTTCACCCCCTACACCATCCCCGACCAGCGCCTGCTGGATTTGCTTAATCCCGAGAGGCACACGGTAGCTTTACACGTTGCCAATCGCCCCTTTGAAGAATGGAAAATCCTAGAGAACCAAACCAACCGAACCATCCAGTACTACACTATCCATGGCACCAAACGCGTAGTTATGCGGATGTTGTGGGGACGTAATCTCGGCGAGAGCCAAGCTAAAATCCCCCCTGATTTTCCACTTACCTCTTTTCATGATGAGTCTAAGGTGGGCAAAACATACAGTATTGATGCGTTAAGGGGCAGCCATGATGTTGAGGGCACCATAAACGAAGTTAAGAAATGGATAAACCATAACCATATACTGTCTATTCATCCTGAATGGTTGTTCCAAAAGAAGGGCCACCGAGAACCCTACTACGACGTGTTAAAGAGCATCTTAGAAGTGGATGAAGGATTCCAAGACATACACATCCACAAGCGATTCTTCTCTCGAGTGGCACGCAACATCAAAGAATACCAATACGACCTCAACGTAACAGAGGGGCTGATGGAGAAGCTGCGTGCCCGCGATGTTGACATCCTCACCTTTATGGACCGCCGATGGTGCAACCCCATCAACAATCCACCGTCTGACTGGGTCCGCGAAGAAGACAACGTTGGATTGCTAGAAATCACCGACTACGAGAAATGGTGGAATGACATCGGCAAAAAAACCCGAAACATGGTGCGTAAAGCAGAAAAAAGCGGCGTAACCGTCACCGTTGCCGAACCCAGCGAAGAATTAGCCTTGGGAATCTGGAAAATCTACAACGAGACGCCTATCCGTCAAGAACGCGCATTTCCCCACTATGGCGAATCCCTCGACACAGTACGCGGCAACATGTATGCCAGCCAAAACAACACGTTTATCACCGCGGTACTTGAGGGAGAAATCGTGGGTTTCATCCAACTCCTCTACGGCGACCGCATAGCCATCATCTCAAACATCTTAGCCATGCAGAAGCATTGGGACAAATCCCTCAACAACGCCCTATTAGCTAAAGCGGTGGAGGTCTGTGCAGCACGGGGTGAGCGGTGGCTTATGTATGGTCGCATCGGCAACCACCCCTCGCTGGACAAGTTTAAGGATAACAACGGATTCCAAAAGTTCCCCATCAACCGCTTCTATGTGCCTCTCACGGGTCGAGGCAAAACCGCCATACGATTAGGCATGCATCGTGAACTAAAAGACGCCCTGCCCGACGCCATAAAATATCCGCTTATACCCGCGTTGAATTGGGTTAGCCGCACCAAAGTAAAAGTGAAAATGGCGCTGAAACGTTAA
- a CDS encoding glycosyltransferase, producing the protein MVVTFPSFPSDYVNALVDSTSHLSMKYELILLTESVDSSTDVNQVLSEMTRDKQNLIKTRLVLMDPQHGKGLAFGRNLGSMLSDSSILLFVDDDTLILDDISSLITLLHTGKCYGVQPLLVNFDLQTVDSMGDYIKKVDEYRYTPYCRRQGENIRALSKMEADEIPYLRGAFMLIRKDALMNIGGFDETFAFDYDDVDFGFRMVCAGYKLIFSPQVNAAHKGGRTSQKMDDKQIRLSVLNTHSMYLKIAPYSFWPYIVFAYFERSLLRYEISRVKQKDSVHSVTWDFFVMHKHFIGRIRKARQHREILKKLGIVGRHKLDAMASGKKFPFSDFIGFSDDWNSK; encoded by the coding sequence ATTGTTGTTACTTTTCCAAGTTTTCCAAGTGACTACGTAAATGCCCTAGTTGATTCAACAAGTCACTTGTCAATGAAATATGAGTTAATCCTGCTAACAGAATCAGTTGATTCATCAACAGATGTTAATCAAGTCCTCTCTGAAATGACCCGCGACAAACAGAACTTAATCAAAACAAGACTCGTGCTGATGGACCCGCAGCATGGCAAAGGTCTTGCATTTGGACGAAACCTTGGTAGTATGCTATCTGATTCTTCCATTTTGTTGTTTGTTGATGATGACACGTTGATTTTAGACGACATCTCTTCTTTGATTACTCTCCTTCATACTGGCAAATGTTATGGTGTTCAACCTTTACTTGTTAACTTTGACTTGCAGACTGTCGATTCGATGGGTGATTACATAAAAAAAGTAGACGAATACCGCTACACTCCATATTGCCGGCGTCAAGGCGAAAACATTAGAGCGCTTTCAAAAATGGAGGCAGACGAGATCCCATACCTGAGGGGAGCATTTATGCTCATCAGAAAGGACGCGCTTATGAATATCGGTGGGTTTGATGAAACTTTTGCATTTGATTACGATGACGTCGATTTCGGCTTTAGAATGGTTTGTGCTGGTTACAAATTAATTTTTTCGCCCCAAGTTAACGCGGCGCATAAGGGGGGCCGAACCAGTCAAAAGATGGATGACAAACAAATCAGGCTTAGCGTGTTGAACACTCATTCTATGTACCTAAAGATTGCGCCGTATTCTTTTTGGCCCTACATTGTTTTCGCTTACTTTGAGCGTAGCCTACTCAGATACGAGATAAGTCGTGTTAAGCAAAAGGATAGTGTTCATTCTGTTACATGGGATTTTTTTGTGATGCATAAACATTTTATTGGTCGCATAAGGAAAGCTCGGCAGCACCGTGAAATTTTAAAGAAACTGGGGATCGTTGGTCGCCACAAACTCGATGCCATGGCTAGTGGCAAAAAGTTCCCCTTTTCAGATTTCATAGGGTTTAGCGATGATTGGAACTCAAAATAA